From Amaranthus tricolor cultivar Red isolate AtriRed21 chromosome 4, ASM2621246v1, whole genome shotgun sequence:
aaaaaaaaaattttgttgtaGAAGTACAAGGAACAAGCTCATATATCATGTTTGCAAGcatattttactttttgtcTTTTGATAAGCTTATAAAGACATTCCTTAGGTAAAAGTTATTGTACAAAATAAAGGGTTTAATTTGAATTGTGTTAAATGGTTGTTCAATCAATTCCTATATTGTGAAAGTATCCCAACAAGTTGAAGGCTTAAGGGTATATTCTTTATGTTTGACACCCAAGAAAAGAGAGACAAATTGTGGCTAAAAATAATTCCTTTAACATTATTTACTTGCTTTGTCAAGTGTTTTCACAACTTGTTTTAAGGTTTTATGAGTACATTCATTGTTTTTAATAGTCTTTAAAAAGGTTTTATGGGAAAAATCTATGTATATTTCATATAAGATATATGAAGAGCATTAAGCCATTAATATAAATCATGAGGGCAAATGGTTCTAGGCATTTAGACATTAATTTCATCCTATCTTTTTTCAATACCTTTAGCCAAAACAATTTGAAAAAAAGTGAGATTCttctataataattattattattgttgttattatttgttttcaatttccttttccttttttcataaaaacaaaaccCAATAATAGAAGTATATCTTAAGAGCTACTTTCCCGCTATATTTATTAATACTGTAAAATGAACTCGAAACTTcttttgatatttgattttaaaaatttctaTAACGTAAATTAattgtaaataaattatttattactcCATCTTCTTCAGGTTAGTGTcccattttattttgatattatttatcgATCACTCTTATTACTTTGTAGTTCATTCTAATCTATAAGTTGAAATATTGAGTaaggtttaattaattaattcgtTTCAATAAACTTTTTCAATATCAATTCTATtatgaatttatactaaataaaaCAACTTTGGTTAAGTACAAATTAGGTAtatcattaacaataataaatttacgTATATCCTACTATCTAAAATTCCACCTCAATATAACTCACTTAGTAGCATtggaataataaaatttaataaaatgtagTTCAAATTGCTTTTTTCAGGTAAGATGTTGGGTTCAGTTTTTACATAACCTCTCATTTTCTTAGTTTAtccctataataaaaaaaataaaatgttgttataattcttttaatttttcatgaaaGTGAAAAAAGAATTTGTACAACaatatattcattattaatttatagtaCATGTATTTGTTAAGGTAGATGGATTTGGTTTAAAACGTTTTTAGGTTATAATCAAATTTGATCCAAAGTACTAGtgtaaataataaacaaattctCACATCAAATAGtgcttaattaatttaataataattattaaatttaatattagtgCACAACATAACATGAAGGAAAATTCCTTAAGAGATGCCTAGGACAAAGTTTAAAAGTCTAAACTCAAACACACATGTCAAGGAATATTTAGAGGGGTAGACTATTTAGGAACTCAATGCATGTATTAGTGATGATTTATGTAGGAAAGTGTATTATGTGGTAGTAATAGTATACTCCTACTCTATTATTATttacaaacaaattaattaatcattatttattatgtATACATATTAATTGATCAAGCCTGGGATCTATCACCACATTGGGTCCATAAAGTCAACATGTGAGGTGTCTTTTTTTTAGACTTTATTTTCATACAATTAATAATACGTACGTATTACTCCTTCAAAactcttaatttaattattgacgTTTACTATAATCACCAAATTCACCTCAATATATATTTCAACAAtaaatatgaatgaaaataaaaattattttttaaaaaaattattattaattctgtGATtggtttttctttattttaatctGAGGTTTAACCCTGATCacatataaatacataaataaatgattattttttcttttcgcCCTCTTCTCTATAAGTTTTTTAGAGCATACCCCGAATcgaagaaaataattaaagagattctttcaattattttatataaagtaTATTGAGAAATTATTTGTTAGGTATGTATCATATTTTAACCTTCATAAGGCACTTGGATATAACTTCTGCCAAGTATAATGAGAATTATCAATTGATTAGTGATTGAAGACCTTTTCTTTCAATTCCATCAtaaaagtttgatttttaagCCTAGGATTATATAAAAAGGGCAACTCCGTCTCATGTTATTCAAtgcttaatttaaaattaattattacaaaaatgtATTATCATCGATCATCAATCTAATATTCCGCTCGAAACAGTTTCTGTGTGTCGTATAATCCATATACCTGTAACACTTTTAAAGAGAGAGTTAAAAGTATTTGATCAATATTACCCCATCTTTAAAAATGTGTATAATAaagatttataaaaatttaattcaatgaaaaaaataattttatgaatttcttttcataattataaccattttttatttataattttttagtattaaagaaaaaaaggagGAGATTTGAAAAAGAGAATCGTAGGAGGAGGCTCCATTGATGGGACAGAAGAAAAGGAGGGATGGAAGGGAGGCGCGGATTAATCCTGATCTCATGTGATGTTTGGCATGGCATGTTGATGTTGTTTGGAACAAGCTAAGTGCCCACTTCCCACtcctttttttttcaagtttaactaCATTTATCCACTCCTAAAATTggtgataattaataattatagtttgataaataattaaataatatatttttaatagttagttggtaaataataaatatgtatgtataatttttatgtgatacttaatactccctccgttcttttaagttctttcactctgggtttttcacacatattaaggaagataaaaTCTTTGgtttgtagtgggtattattttaattaaatagtagtgtgaactaatgattgtattggaagtatgggagagaaataattataaataaaagaaaaggggtacattaaaagaaaaagggagttttaaggggtaaagtgggataaaaactttctaaaactaaaaagtattctaaagtggaaaaacttataaaattacCCGTTATAATAAGGTGAAAGAACTAAAAAAAGGTGGGAGTACTTTTTAAATGAGTAATTTATCGGGTGAATAAATAAAGTTTGTTTCCTACTAATTAGTGTCCCCACTTATCTTTTAGACCCCCACCTTCTTCACTACACCTACTAATTAATCCtcttaaattaatcaattcTTTTTTCATCTCTTTTACATTCATTCTTTCACTTGTACATAATCATTGCTATTAGGTTGAATATTATAtaacttgtatatatattatttgtcaTAATATTAGAAAAAGTATAATAGTTTGAAATTTGAATAGAATGTTTTAGGAGAGTTATGAAATCATTGctatttaaaaagtatatagatagatatgtattttaaaaatactGTTCAATTTAAAAGAAgctgaaatatatatatatatatatatatatatatatatatatatatatatatatatatatatatatatatatatatatatatatatatatgcatcgCTCAAGATTTTAAAAAGACCGAGACTGCCTTGCCCTACATAGTCTTTTCCTAAATGTATTTTGTCACCCGTTTCTGGTCACAAGAAGAGAGAATCAATTAATCCTTTCTATAAGTAGTGAAAATTAAACTCTTATTACATAGATAAACTggctttaaaaaatttacaaccaGTAAATCAATTCATAATTCTTAACTATGCgccaaaattttatatttaatgtataaatactcttaaaaaaaaattgggttccTTATACTCCACTAGCTATGTTGTATGCACTAACATTACATAATATTTAAACACACGCAGTATTCTTGATAGAGAACACCTCTTGATGAGACGACCATATGACAAGCAACCCAGGTTCagattttcttataattaaatCTATATTATCTGGTCTATTCAGCTCCTGTATAAGGTGCACCTTACAGTGTATGAGACGGTTATATACAACAATTTGCAAAAACAAATGACTATGAAGGAGaaaacatataaattaatacacaataaaatgtagttttattcaataaaatctaataataattAGGATGATTAAGATTATGGAATCAATTAAATCATATTCAGTTCCCTAATATTTTTTGCATTCACTAGTGGATTTATGCAGTTTACACCAAgatgaaaaacatacaaagaaaaaaataaaaatagttttattaaagtgggtagaaaaaataaaaattagaaaataaaacctTCATTTCTCTGTCCAATTTCAAATTTATACTAAAATAATATGTAACTTCAAGTTAATAAAATACCaaaactttatttattatttttctccaTCCAAAATCTCTATTAGCCATTTTCATAGCTAACTTTTAGctagagtaaaaattattatgtgtttacaaaagcaaaattaaaaaattatattgatcaacaaaaaaaatgagaatTGTAAAGTAGAGAGAAgaaattgatttgcattttaatacTACTACTAGTGCGACAAttaattttatgataaaaatagattaaaattaaaagagggttgtagaaaattttgaaacaaaaccctaaaacaaaattaaaaaatttggatttaaactttgttactatgattgatttaaaaattccaactaataaaatatttactcCTTCATTACATACATGTACAAAttgtaaaaagttaatattttaaaactttattttgaGGTGAATCTATAAGATTTCATTTAACTActccaaaattgattttgagattgaatcaaaaattacactaattcgTTTTTAGATTCGTTTTCAGATGAATCTAAAATTAAGTTGATTTCTTACAAGTTAACAAGAAAATTTAAGATAATATATTAACCTATGAACATAATCTACCTTTTAGTGTTCTTAACCTCTTACTTTCatcatttcctttttattagttttttgttttcttttgtagtggttTTACTTTTTATAGGTCTTTAAGTTATCTTCCACGTGTaattacgtctctttatcttcctcaagccgggggactcctttagctgcgctctcctttatgggtatgagtcgCCGCCGTCTTTTCCTTCCCAGACCCTGAccttagtttttctatgagcggatatattgggtaggatgatgatgataatgatattaACCCATGAATAATGtaaaaacaaaagtcaaacTTATATAACAAATGTAATTAGAGATGCAAATGAAGTTATTGAATAATTGTGATAGATTATAGAAtgagagtaaattaaaaaaaaaataaataagatttcatTCATTTGGGGTAAAGAATTCTTCTATTCTCCCATAGAGTAAATTTATACCCCAAAGTAAGGGAACTAGTTGttattttctccatttttcatTACATTCCATTTAATTCTTTCGCCAATCTAACAATTAAATTCTTTTAATCATCTATCTAACTAATATTGTTTTTCTAATTCAACTTTTATTtactcttaaatatttacactcaatccaagctacccttaatttaatttattggggagaaaatattaatagaagcatttacttatttattatttaccTATTACCTAGGGAGCAATGGCATAGGGATTTGTATGACAAAATGATCAGAAACATATGCAGATCATGAAGCAAGAAATtagcaaataataaaaataattagttgtcctttaaattaaaaaaatattttataaaaatcagCAATAAAAGTAATAAGATTCTTATGCAGTTAGCACTTAGCAACAAGTTTGCAGAATTTGTACTCTACCCAATTTATTACTGAACATTAAAAGCAGTAAAAataagttctttttttttttttaaataccaTATAGTGTAAATCAGTTCTTGAATCACATGATTgataaatacataaaaattttcatatgagACACTTATAATTTGGACAAAATATAGTCCAACTccattaattaaaacttttactttatttaaatattatttaaatactTTTTTCGTCAATCTCATTTAGCATCGTTTTTCATTGTGAGTTGTATCTATCATTTTGCTTCATTTCGTTTTTCGAATAATAATccatcacttttttttaatcttatccatACATTTGAGTAttctttcaattttatttattacaaaaattatatctacatttttcttataaaaaaaccTCACTTTCTCTTCGCTATACTATTCTAGAGGGAcataagaatattaattaaggaaaattaacaTTAGTAATCCAATACATTGTTGATCCACTATGAATAATTCTAGCTttagattatattttaataatctaacatttgtccTTATTTTGCTGACCACCATAAATAAGCTAATATTTGTCTTATTTTGCTAGCAACATatcttattactattattagctATATGATATGTTGTAAACAATTATACGACAACGGTTAGactattagaaaataattcaaatatgaaaattttcataataaataggtaaaaaaattacattacatgttaatttttctttattaaatgttttttgTATAGACAAGTCCCACAGTAAGacaattttattcaaatttgtttatcctacttatcgtatttttaatgcctacttacattatctttaatgtttacttacagtatccttaatgtctactttcaatatcttatatgtctacttacattgtttttaatgcctacttataatattttaaaaatatataataagtcGATTCAATTAGAGATGATCATTAAAAAAGATGGGTGTGTATAAATAAAACCCAATTAGAAAGAAATGAGGCATCAAAAGGATTATTCATTcataaaaaatgatcaaaaatggAATCAGTATATGTAAATTATATCGTTAAAATGCAGATTTTGAAGCAGACTTTCagaatttatgattaaataacAGACGGCCCAAACTTCCAAGCTAGAAGTAAGAGTGAGAGTAGGTCGCAGCCATGAAATCAAACCGAGCAGTTTCTTCACAAAGTCAGCTCCTACTCGCTctctttctttttattcttctctttttattctatttttatttcaaattggGTAATCATTACTatttacttctattttttttagtacGTAGACTAAATTCAATTACTTACTCATTTAACATTATTTCATACATGTTTTCTTTAAAGTACATATTTTGATTTGTCTCactaaaatttgtattatttttattttgaataatgttttaccaattttttaatctattcatataattttatcatctttaaatttcatccacaaattttttctctctttatttattgtcAATTATCcacttttttcataaaaaaacaactaatttttctttaattcaattaactcaatgaaaaaaaatagtatacAATAATTTTAACCATAAGATTAAGCTGGCAAATTCTTAACTCAAATTGaatgtttaaaaattaattgcTAGTTGTTGACTTTTTATCCATTATTATAAAAAGGAGTGCACATGGTTTAATTTGATCTGGTCTGGCACTCTAATCAAACAAGACCGTTTAACACACTAGATCAGACTGTTCTACAATAGTCTGATCTATTCTGATCaacaatttttactttttaaatttttttctaagataatatatttgtttatataattatttcgcATATTCAACTAAATCTACGTAAATTGTAATTACCATttgaaatataatatttcataattacaTCAAATTTAACACATACAATGTAATTTAATCAATTGTAATGGACAAAAGTATAAATTATTACccatttaattttaacttaaaagcTAGGCAGTTATCTTactaagaaaatattttctaaaacatAGTAATGTGAGAGATTACTTAAAATAGTAGTGCCAACTATCATTCTTCAAATGTATTTACAcctatttacttttattttgtagGTAAAAAGAATTAATACTGAAATTAAATCGATATTAATAACAAaatgatagaatatatataacataatacTACTATTAACCATCAACTCAAGCTAATAAATTATTGACACAAAGTCTTATCTTGTGAATATATAAAAAGACTATCTCACAtgaaatgaattaattaatttatttttctaaataattaatttaaattataaataattactttactagattaaatgtaaataaattagtttaataGAGATAGCCTTACtgatgagactgtctcattaaaaaatttatgaataaCATACAaaccaaacatatatatatatatatatatatatagtaatgtGAGAAATTCTCAATAACATAATAgattataataaaaagaaaattactaaaataaatgTTATATAAATGGAAAAATTTGAATTGTAACAAAGTGaattaataaaaagattgaaaactAGTGTATAACAAGCTCATGTGACAATAACAAAAGCAGAAATGAACAAAGTACAGATTTTTACACCCCccaattaatcaacaaaaataaataaaaacaagagTACTCTCTAAATAGTCTCTTTATTCCATTAATTAATGTTTACCCATatacccatttttttttttatccccACAAACAATTTATCACTCTATTTTCCCTCTCCCTctccattttatttatttagcaaaacaataaataagttatcaaaatttaaacaaataacaaaaaaaaaaaaaaaaaaattactgtcCTCCAAAAATAATAGCTTACACTTTTTTTCCCAATTCTTGTCCTCTTTGACAAATTGCTGAAACCCGACCCCTTTAGATCTGGCCCGACTTGACCCGcattttttcttctcttctcttctttttttcaTCATCTCTGACCCACTTTGGATATCAAGTGTCACTAACACCCATAAACAtataagtatattttttttctttctctcattttaGATCCAAATCCCAACCCAGAAAaagaaattttcaaaaattaaaataaaaatttatccccattttttcatgcttcccaacaaccaatccattttttttaaaaagaaaaaatttaaattattttttcttttggtatCACAATTCTGTTGTGATTTGTGTCTCACTCAGCAGTTGCAGTTCTTGAGGCGGTAGTTGGGGTGTTCATTGAACCTgcattaacaatgttattagcCACAATTTCATAcccatttccttgatcatcatcttcttcatcatcaccatcatctTCTGTATCACTTCCTGGTTCCTCCATTGTTTGATCTCCATGATGGATTGGCGGCCATTGTTGTTCAGGTTCCGCCATTATTGGAGCTTcattattcttcatttgttgTTGCCCATAACTTATTGCCATTGGAACTGCTGGGTTCGGTGAATTCATTTCCATCTTGTTTCTCTCCCTGTAAAGTGCATCTAATTGATGGAAATACGGGCAAGTTTTGGAATCTTCTGGACGTTTCTTGTTGCTTTCCTTAACTTTCTTGAAATATTTGTTAATGTTCTCCCATTTTTCTTTGCATCTCTTCGCATTCCGATTGTAACCCAGTTTTTTCATGGAAGATGAGATCTCTTCCCACAACGGGCCTTTCGGCCCGTTTTCTTGATACTTTTGATCTAGACTTGTTCTCAGATTTATCAGTGCTTGTACCTCTGCTTTTGGCCATCTTGATGAACTTGCTTGAAGATTATCTTTATCTCCATTGTTCCCCTTTTGAAGCTCTACATTGTCCCCATTATTATTCATCTTCTCCACCACCACTATAGCTTGCTGCTGTAACTGATTCATTGATTGTGGCTGTGTTGGTGATGGTAATGTCACCGGAATTTCTTGCGCCTGAATTTTATGCTGCGGTTGCGGTTGCGGTCGTGGCGGCGGCGGCTGAGGCATTAACTGTTGCAATGGTTGCGGTGATATCGATACTGATTGTGGTTGAGTCGTGGTGATTGGCGGCGCTACTGCCGGCACCGCCAATCGAATCTGGGCTTGTGATTGTGCTTGTGATTCGGGTTGGGTATGGGTTTGAGTTTGGGTATGGGTTTGGGCTTGGATCGGAACAGGAAGAGGAATCTGTTGTTGATCGGAAAGTTTTTGAAGAAAAGCAATAAGAGCAGCATCTTTAGCAGCAGCCATGGAACGTTCTTGAACAAGAATATCATGTTCACGATTCAATCTAGCCATTTCTTGCATTTTCCAACCTTCTTCTCTAGCAGCTCTATCATGTTCTCTTTTCTCAACAGCTTCTAGAAACTTCTTCTGTAATTCCTCTTGTTTATCAATCACTTCCT
This genomic window contains:
- the LOC130810132 gene encoding trihelix transcription factor DF1-like, with translation MLGTSNTLLGSSGDDSGGGSGGGGGKGEVSGVGPTIMTAMGDEDKGISGADLFEGDRSTGGNRWPRQETLALLKIRSDMDGVFRDSSLKGPLWEEVSRKMGELGYHRSAKKCKEKFENVYKYHKRTKDGRVGKSDGKTYRFFDQLEALEQHHLSLPTPLPQQSGPHVTPRAAAQMSQAPPQAAVPVTMVIPAGTNPANITVTVPSSPHHNIPISVSSINPSQQQMNLVQQQHNPAMAIPTHSSIQMENASSPSATQSSSSSTSSDEELLGRRKRKRKWKDFFERLMKEVIDKQEELQKKFLEAVEKREHDRAAREEGWKMQEMARLNREHDILVQERSMAAAKDAALIAFLQKLSDQQQIPLPVPIQAQTHTQTQTHTQPESQAQSQAQIRLAVPAVAPPITTTQPQSVSISPQPLQQLMPQPPPPRPQPQPQHKIQAQEIPVTLPSPTQPQSMNQLQQQAIVVVEKMNNNGDNVELQKGNNGDKDNLQASSSRWPKAEVQALINLRTSLDQKYQENGPKGPLWEEISSSMKKLGYNRNAKRCKEKWENINKYFKKVKESNKKRPEDSKTCPYFHQLDALYRERNKMEMNSPNPAVPMAISYGQQQMKNNEAPIMAEPEQQWPPIHHGDQTMEEPGSDTEDDGDDEEDDDQGNGYEIVANNIVNAGSMNTPTTASRTATAE